The Hyalangium gracile genome includes a window with the following:
- a CDS encoding glycoside hydrolase 5 family protein, with protein sequence MAKRMERVARGVTAGELALGLLLSLLVACGSESLEQLEEEASDCPEGPPIQLGGAPSSAVLLNAYYLQDEAARELRGGQTESRVVEEVLSKAAAMGVWGLRTNGFNDAPEKRGVSTIQVAPGQYDEDSLRGLDLVLARASHHGVKLVLPLGNYWDAYGGARQYVAWAGLPAPRQGDPRFFTERAVIEHYKRYITFLLSRTNTFDGIRYGEHPAVLGWELLNEPRGVGLDRGGEAMRAWVDEIASVVKAQAPGHLVGTGEEGFDTSVEGYDAAFWSRVPPASLFEASSSFRGNTASPHIDFGSVHFYPEHWGIPTVHTARSGASWISDHAALARELGKPLFLGEFGLRNQGDFSLEERRAIYRGWLLCAWRVGVGGIAPWMFAPDDRPDAWDDFTFYFRDGTRPEDARNRYADLLIEAAGRSGRR encoded by the coding sequence ATGGCGAAGCGGATGGAGCGTGTAGCCCGCGGTGTGACGGCGGGGGAGCTGGCGCTGGGCCTGCTCCTCTCGCTGCTGGTGGCGTGTGGGAGCGAGTCCCTGGAGCAGCTCGAAGAGGAGGCCTCGGACTGTCCCGAGGGCCCCCCGATCCAGCTGGGTGGCGCGCCCTCCTCGGCGGTGCTGCTCAACGCGTACTACCTGCAGGACGAGGCCGCGCGGGAGCTTCGCGGCGGGCAGACGGAGTCTCGGGTCGTGGAGGAGGTGCTCTCCAAGGCCGCGGCGATGGGTGTGTGGGGCTTGAGGACCAACGGCTTCAACGACGCGCCGGAGAAGCGAGGGGTGTCCACCATCCAGGTGGCGCCAGGGCAGTACGACGAGGACAGTCTCCGGGGGCTGGACCTGGTGCTCGCGCGGGCTTCTCACCATGGGGTGAAGCTCGTGTTGCCGCTCGGCAACTACTGGGATGCCTATGGCGGCGCGCGTCAGTACGTGGCGTGGGCTGGGCTGCCCGCTCCGCGCCAGGGGGATCCTCGCTTCTTCACCGAGCGCGCGGTGATCGAGCACTACAAGCGGTACATCACCTTCCTGCTGTCTCGCACGAACACCTTCGATGGCATCCGCTATGGCGAGCACCCCGCCGTCCTGGGCTGGGAGCTGCTGAACGAGCCGCGCGGCGTCGGGCTGGACAGGGGAGGGGAGGCGATGCGGGCCTGGGTGGACGAGATCGCCTCGGTGGTGAAGGCCCAGGCGCCCGGCCACCTGGTGGGGACGGGTGAGGAGGGCTTCGACACCTCCGTCGAGGGCTACGACGCCGCGTTCTGGAGCCGCGTGCCGCCGGCGTCCCTCTTCGAGGCGTCGAGCAGCTTCCGGGGCAACACGGCCTCGCCGCACATCGACTTCGGCAGCGTGCACTTCTACCCGGAGCACTGGGGCATTCCGACCGTGCATACCGCTCGGAGCGGGGCGAGCTGGATCTCGGACCATGCCGCCCTCGCCAGGGAGCTGGGCAAGCCGCTCTTCCTCGGGGAGTTCGGCCTGCGCAACCAGGGGGACTTTTCGCTCGAGGAGCGGCGCGCCATCTACCGAGGCTGGCTCCTCTGTGCCTGGCGCGTGGGGGTGGGAGGGATCGCCCCGTGGATGTTCGCCCCGGACGACCGCCCGGACGCGTGGGATGACTTCACGTTCTACTT
- a CDS encoding M14 family metallopeptidase — MIPTSTSAMLSALWDEVRLRERPPLPLVRHAQVMAWLERLRESAPDLFLVEEVGRSVEDRAIQHVRVGHGPRHVLLWSQMHGDEPTATTALFELFEYLRRYRQEPRVDGLLSALTLHAVPMLNPDGAERFQRVNAQGIDINRDALMLQTPEGRTLKALRDRLQPSLGFNLHNQDWRTAVGKSGKPASISLLAPAFDEARGDNPGRLLAKKVCAVIRDALEPLVPGQIGRYSDAFEVRAFGDNMGRWGTPSVLIETGPWPEVESEGPLLRLNFVALVSALEALASGRAEQADLERYDSIPLNDSKGLLRLIVKGAQVFGEAGGPFLADVGVAASPSVRTVQGIPRAVVVGAIAELGDLRVFGASETVDGQGLTLVPLPSGDVKEGDLVPLPARRACEVGVGQIARLMLLRPVEPAGTWRVERIIRFDHL; from the coding sequence ATGATCCCCACCTCCACCTCCGCCATGCTCTCCGCGCTCTGGGACGAGGTCCGTCTCCGCGAGCGACCGCCGCTCCCGCTCGTCCGTCACGCCCAGGTGATGGCCTGGTTGGAGCGCCTGCGGGAGTCCGCGCCTGACTTGTTCCTCGTGGAGGAGGTGGGGCGCTCGGTGGAGGACCGCGCGATCCAGCACGTGCGGGTCGGCCACGGCCCGAGGCACGTGCTCCTCTGGTCGCAGATGCACGGGGACGAGCCCACCGCGACCACGGCGCTGTTCGAGCTCTTCGAGTACCTCCGGCGCTACCGCCAGGAGCCGCGCGTGGATGGGCTGCTCTCCGCGCTCACGCTGCACGCCGTGCCCATGCTCAACCCCGATGGCGCCGAGCGCTTCCAGCGCGTCAACGCGCAGGGGATCGACATCAACCGGGACGCGTTGATGCTGCAGACTCCCGAGGGGCGGACACTCAAGGCGCTGCGGGATCGGCTCCAGCCATCGCTCGGCTTCAACCTGCACAACCAGGACTGGCGCACCGCGGTGGGGAAGAGCGGCAAGCCCGCGTCCATCTCACTGCTCGCGCCGGCCTTCGACGAGGCCCGCGGTGACAACCCCGGGCGCCTGCTCGCCAAGAAGGTGTGCGCGGTCATCCGGGATGCGCTGGAGCCGCTCGTGCCCGGGCAGATCGGCCGCTACAGCGACGCGTTCGAGGTTCGCGCCTTCGGAGACAACATGGGGCGCTGGGGCACGCCGTCCGTGCTCATCGAGACCGGCCCGTGGCCCGAGGTCGAGAGCGAGGGGCCGTTGCTGCGGCTGAATTTCGTGGCCCTGGTCTCCGCGCTGGAGGCGCTCGCCAGCGGCCGGGCGGAGCAGGCGGACCTGGAGCGCTACGACTCGATCCCGCTGAACGACAGCAAGGGGCTGCTGCGGCTGATCGTGAAGGGGGCCCAGGTGTTCGGCGAGGCGGGTGGCCCCTTCCTCGCGGACGTCGGCGTGGCCGCCAGCCCCTCCGTGCGCACGGTGCAGGGGATACCCCGGGCGGTGGTCGTGGGGGCGATCGCGGAGCTGGGAGATCTGCGGGTGTTCGGGGCCAGCGAGACGGTGGATGGCCAGGGGCTGACCTTGGTGCCGCTGCCCTCCGGAGACGTGAAGGAGGGAGACCTGGTGCCGCTACCGGCCCGGCGTGCGTGCGAGGTGGGGGTGGGGCAGATCGCCAGGCTGATGCTGCTGAGGCCCGTCGAGCCCGCGGGCACCTGGCGCGTGGAGCGCATCATCCGCTTTGATCACCTGTGA